The Toxorhynchites rutilus septentrionalis strain SRP chromosome 3, ASM2978413v1, whole genome shotgun sequence genome includes a region encoding these proteins:
- the LOC129773801 gene encoding uncharacterized protein LOC129773801 gives MSAERRIKGLKSRYKSLKSSLIQIKIFVDEYQEDRDYLEVPVRLEHLQKLWTDLDSVQSDLEMQDDDALDELLKERMAFESLFYKAKGFLLAMNKQPTTSIASLASHSRHLPAQSSHIRLPDVRLPTFSGNIDTWLNFHDLFVSLVHSSADLSSIQKFYYLRSSLAGDALKLVQTVPISAENYPIAWELLINHYQNTARLKRTYVDALFDFPSLKRESATELHSMVEKFESNVKILKQLGERTEYWDIILIRMLSIRLDPTTRRDWEEHSSALDNVSFQELTTFIKRRVIVLQTINMKAPEIPPPATSKRPTQRPVVSNNASQQSTNSGRNCAVCLDHHPVYLCPAFSKLDLEGKEKHVRRLQLCRNCLRKGHPVRDCPSSSSCRRCRGRHHTQLCSGENVVAVHSRATESEHARSVPTPAAEHQTPKSCISASLNYTPNCAPSESRHKNVLLATAIVTLVDANGAAHLARALLDSGSECCFVTESFSQSIKAPRQKISLPISGIGQSSTYARYKIVSTIRSRTSEYSATVELVVLPKVTIDLPSSSIDPSAWKIPPGIQLADPTFYRSHPIDLILGAEIFFDLFTVDGRIQLGDSSPFLVNSVLGWVLSGKISNGTPTTPIVSNVANVTTVTELQHQMERFWTIEEGNPSSCYSVEETACENHFRQTVARNLDDRYIVRLPLQSNVLEQLGDNRSNAIRRFRMLESRLNLQHDIADQYTDFMNEYQSLGHMRRVTDYQTPPENCYHLPHHAVIREESTTTKLRVVFDASAKTSNGPSLNDALLVGPIVQEDLRSIIMRSRRNKVMLIADIKQMFRQILVDPRDTPLQRIVWRSTPDAPLDTFELQTVTYGTASAPFLATRVLQQLADDEQNNFPKAAEVLRKDFYVDDLFSGANSVEETIELREQLEALLSRGGFQLRKWASNEQSVL, from the coding sequence ATGTCCGCCGAACGCCGCATCAAAGGACTCAAATCGCGCTACAAGAGCTTGAAGTCATCACTCATCCAGATCAAAATCTTTGTCGACGAGTATCAGGAGGATAGGGACTACCTCGAAGTTCCGGTTCGTCTTGAACACCTTCAGAAGCTGTGGACCGACCTGGACAGCGTCCAAAGCGATCTAGAAATGCAGGACGATGATGCTCTGGATGAACTCTTGAAGGAGCGGATGGCGTTCGAGTCGCTTTTCTACAAAGCAAAGGGGTTTCTTTTGGCCATGAACAAGCAGCCTACTACGTCGATCGCGTCTCTGGCTAGTCATTCTCGCCACCTTCCTGCACAGTCGTCGCACATCCGCCTGCCAGACGTCAGACTGCCTACGTTTAGTGGAAATATTGACACGTGGCTCAATTTCCACGACCTTTTTGTGTCACTGGTTCATTCCTCGGCCGATCTCTCGAGCATACAAAAGTTCTACTACCTGCGCTCTTCACTCGCTGGCGATGCACTGAAACTCGTTCAGACCGTTCCGATCAGCGCCGAGAACTACCCTATTGCATGGGAACTTCTGATAAATCACTATCAGAACACTGCCCGACTCAAGCGCACCTACGTAGATGCTTTATTCGACTTCCCTTCGTTGAAGCGGGAATCTGCGACGGAATTGCACTCGATGGTCGAGAAATTTGAATCGAACGTGAAAATCCTGAAACAGCTCGGTGAACGCACGGAGTATTGGGATATAATCCTGATCCGCATGCTTAGCATTCGACTAGACCCGACCACGAGGAGAGACTGGGAGGAGCATTCGTCTGCGCTGGACAACGTGTCGTTCCAGGAACTGACCACCTTCATCAAGAGGCGAGTGATAGTATTACAAACTATCAATATGAAGGCTCCAGAAATTCCACCCCCTGCTACGTCAAAAAGGCCTACTCAACGGCCAGTAGTCAGTAACAACGCTTCTCAGCAGTCAACCAACAGCGGTCGAAACTGCGCCGTCTGCCTCGATCATCATCCGGTCTACCTTTGCCCTGCCTTTTCGAAGCTGGATCTGGAGGGAAAGGAGaaacacgttcgtcgcctgCAGCTTTGCAGGAACTGCCTTCGAAAGGGTCATCCGGTGCGGGACTGTCCATCTTCCAGCTCTTGTCGAAGATGCAGAGGACGTCATCACACTCAACTCTGCTCGGGGGAAAACGTAGTCGCTGTGCACTCCAGGGCTACAGAATCCGAACACGCGAGATCGGTCCCCACTCCAGCGGCTGAACATCAAACACCAAAATCTTGTATCAGCGCATCTCTCAACTATACGCCTAACTGCGCTCCATCTGAGAGTCGTCACAAGAACGTCCTACTCGCTACTGCTATTGTAACCTTGGTCGATGCCAACGGGGCAGCTCATCTCGCTCGGGCTCTTCTGGATTCTGGGAGCGAATGCTGTTTCGTAACGGAGTCGTTCTCGCAGTCGATCAAGGCACCACGTCAAAAGATCTCGCTGCCAATCTCGGGGATTGGGCAGTCATCAACCTACGCGCGCTACAAAATCGTGTCCACCATACGTTCCAGAACGAGTGAATACTCCGCCACCGTGGAATTAGTGGTACTTCCGAAGGTCACAATCGATCTCCCATCGTCATCCATAGATCCCTCTGCATGGAAGATCCCTCCTGGAATTCAGTTGGCCGATCCGACTTTCTACCGCTCTCATCCGATCGACTTGATTCTGGGCGCGGAAATCTTTTTTGACCTCTTCACGGTGGATGGTCGAATCCAACTCGGAGACTCGTCGCCATTCCTCGTCAACTCCGTACTTGGTTGGGTGTTGTCCGGGAAAATCTCGAACGGAACCCCAACCACTCCGATCGTTTCCAACGTAGCCAACGTCACAACGGTCACTGAACTACAGCATCAGATGGAGCGATTTTGGACCATCGAGGAAGGCAACCCCTCATCGTGCTATTCGGTGGAAGAAACAGCATGCGAGAACCACTTTCGCCAAACTGTAGCTCGCAACCTGGACGACAGGTACATCGTTCGCCTACCACTACAAAGCAACGTACTCGAGCAGCTTGGTGATAATCGTTCCAACGCTATTCGTCGGTTTCGGATGCTCGAGAGTCGTCTGAATCTCCAACACGATATCGCTGATCAATACACTGACTTCATGAACGAGTACCAGTCACTTGGACACATGCGACGCGTCACGGACTACCAGACACCGCCTGAAAACTGCTATCATCTCCCGCACCACGCAGTCATTCGGGAAGAGAGTACGACCACGAAACTTCGGGTCGTATTTGACGCATCGGCTAAGACTTCCAACGGCCCATCTCTGAATGACGCCCTCCTGGTCGGTCCGATCGTGCAGGAGGACCTCCGAAGCATCATCATGCGCTCGAGGCGAAACAAGGTAATGCTAATTGCTGACATTAAGCAAATGTTCCGCCAGATCCTGGTGGACCCACGAGACACGCCGTTACAGCGCATCGTCTGGCGTTCTACACCGGACGCACCTCTAGACACCTTCGAACTACAAACGGTTACCTACGGCACCGCGAGCGCTCCCTTTCTAGCGACGAGAGTTCTTCAGCAGCTTGCAGACGACGAACAAAACAACTTTCCCAAGGCAGCAGAGGTTCTACGAAAGGACTTTTATGTCGACGACCTGTTCTCGGGAGCCAACAGCGTAGAGGAAACCATCGAACTCCGAGAACAACTTGAAGCGCTCCTGTCGAGAGGCGGATTCCAACTCCGCAAGTGGGCCTCCAACGAACAATCTGTTTTGTAA
- the LOC129773799 gene encoding uncharacterized protein LOC129773799, producing MDDSEGADTIRSLGMHLQPFDYASHTDDVGIEWRKWLKSFETMVRASRIDDEEWMKDLLLHFAGPNVQQLFDTLPELPDSGMRGPLMNVDTYTPNMSCYEEAVTRLNAFFLPKENTTYERHLLRQMKQRVDESIDSFTVRLRVQAERCGFGDKVEENVKDQIIESCQSAVLRRDLLKRGDADLQEILRVAKIFETVAVQVKSFAKEALKPLVSEVNKIDVKPSYDRINRFIDSTRVEYHRCGYSGHMARDEKCPARGKSCNKCGGRDHFAKKCRKRKQPIAPTVNRDVVPKSADNGSDGIRNQESNSINQIVDKETEYIFNMTTSENDGEVQCEIGGVAVSAIIDSGSKYNLLSELVWEQMKSKKLNVSNQSREVSRPSEFMVDRNCQFSVYLLLS from the exons ATGGACGATTCTGAAGGGGCCG ATACGATTCGATCCCTCGGTATGCATTTGCAACCATTCGATTACGCATCCCATACGGATGACGTTGGCATTGAGTGGCGTAAGTGGCTGAAATCGTTCGAGACGATGGTGCGAGCGAGCCGGATCGACGACGAAGAGTGGATGAAAGATTTGCTGTTACATTTTGCAGGCCCAAACGTTCAGCAGTTGTTCGATACGCTACCAGAATTACCGGATAGTGGAATGCGTGGCCCACTAATGAATGTGGATACTTATACACCGAACATGTCATGCTACGAAGAAGCTGTAACAAGATTGAATGCGTTTTTCCTTCCCAAAGAAAATACTACCTATGAGCGACACCTGTTGCGTCAAATGAAGCAGAGAGTTGACGAGAGTATCGATTCTTTTACAGTTCGATTACGCGTTCAAGCCGAACGATGTGGTTTCGGAGATAAAGTGGAGGAAAACGTCAAAGATCAGATAATCGAAAGTTGCCAGTCAGCAGTATTGCGCAGAGATTTACTCAAACGAGGTGATGCTGATCTGCAAGAAATTTTGAGAGTGGCTAAGATCTTTGAAACAGTGGCGGTACAAGTAAAATCTTTTGCTAAAGAAGCATTGAAGCCCCTTGTCAGCGAGGTGAACAAAATTGATGTTAAACCATCGTATGATAGAATAAATCGATTCATTGATTCGACGCGTGTGGAATACCATCGTTGTGGATATTCTGGCCACATGGCTAGAGATGAAAAGTGTCCGGCGAGAGGCAAATCATGCAATAAATGTGGAGGACGTGACCACTTCGCAAAAAAGTGTCGTAAACGTAAGCAACCGATAGCACCCACTGTCAATCGAGATGTTGTACCAAAATCGGCTGACAATGGAAGTGATGGAATCAGAAATCAGGAATcaaattcaatcaatcaaatcgTTGACAAAGAGACGGAATATATATTCAACATGACGACATCTGAAAACGACGGTGAAGTGCAATGCGAAATAGGAGGCGTCGCCGTTTCAGCGATAATTGATTCAGGCTCTAAATATAACCTACTGAGTGAATTAGTTTGGGAACAAATGAAATCCAAAAAGTTAAATGTTAGCAACCAATCGCGGGAAGTATCAAGACCTTCAGAGTTTATGGTGGACAGGAATTGTCAGTTCTCGGTGTATTTACTGCTATCATAA
- the LOC129773798 gene encoding uncharacterized protein K02A2.6-like, protein MFGINCAPELFQKIMEQVLSGCEGCVNFIDDVIVHGSNQKEHDIRLEKVRRKLQVMNVKLNDTKCIYGVRELKFLGHILSANGIRPDKDKLEAIRNFREPVSKEELRSLLGLVNFVGKFIPDLATLTDPLRQLTKHQNRFVWNRDHQTAFRELKSYMANPTTLGYFDVDDRTQLIADASPVGLGAVLIQINDRGPRIISYASRSLTDVEKRYAQIEKEALALVWAVERFHFYLYGRSFELITDHKPLETIFGPRSKPCARIERWVVRMQSYKGKVIYRPGKTNIADPLSRLAVTSEVKGKDFDEYAEHYVHWVVSNAVPFAIKITEVEQESEADSSIGSIKTALQQGIWNEDAAPFKLFETELCFAGKILLRGTRIVMPQSLRKRTLDLAHEGHPGMTLMKQRLRAKVWWPRLDAQVEKYIKNCRGCVLVAAPAAPEPMKRRELPSEPWKHLAIDYLGPLPTGHYLFVVVDYFSRYIEVEIMKKIDSSDTIKRLTSIFARFGLPLSVTADNGPQFSSEEFRNYCEANNIRLINTTPYWPQQNGEVERQNRSILKRLSISQVTNTDWKCELDKYLLMYRSFPHSTTGKTPSELLFGYNIRDKLPSIYQPKDSDEEVSDRDKERKEKGKIYVDQRRNARLNPIIEGDKVLLKQMTKVNKLTTNFGPEIFKVTKRNGGEAVVVSETSGVQYRRHVSHLQRINTDNETSGNNPSTSTASSSSLTSSTSPSPSEKACHSDINDSRKWVSHSESRTKRTTRQPGYLQDYVHHS, encoded by the coding sequence ATGTTTGGCATCAACTGCGCTCCAGAACTGTTCCAGAAAATTATGGAACAAGTCTTGAGTGGATGCGAAGGGTGTGTAAACTTTATTGACGATGTAATTGTACACGGCTCCAATCAAAAGGAGCATGATATACGTTTGGAGAAGGTACGTCGTAAGCTGCAAGTAATGAACGTTAAGCTTAACGATACCAAATGTATATATGGAGTAAGAGAGCTGAAATTCTTGGGGCATATCCTGTCTGCCAATGGAATTAGACCCGACAAGGATAAGCTGGAAGCAATTAGAAATTTCCGAGAACCAGTTTCCAAGGAAGAATTACGAAGTTTACTTGGCTTAGTTAATTTTGTGGGAAAGTTCATTCCAGATTTAGCCACCTTAACTGATCCTCTCCGTCAACTAACCAAACATCAAAACAGGTTTGTTTGGAACCGTGATCATCAAACAGCTTTccgtgaactgaaaagttacaTGGCGAACCCTACAACCTTAGGCTACTTTGACGTTGATGATCGTACTCAGTTAATTGCTGACGCAAGCCCTGTAGGTCTAGGGGCTGTTCTCATCCAGATAAATGATCGAGGACCGAGAATAATTTCGTATGCGAGTCGGAGTTTGACAGATGTCGAAAAACGATATGCACAAATAGAAAAGGAAGCTTTAGCATTGGTTTGGGCAGTCGAGCGGTTCCATTTCTATCTGTATGGGAGATCATTTGAATTGATCACAGATCATAAACCACTCGAAACTATTTTTGGACCACGATCAAAGCCTTGTGCTAGGATCGAAAGGTGGGTTGTTCGAATGCAGTCATATAAAGGTAAAGTTATATACCGACCGGGCAAAACAAACATAGCTGATCCATTATCACGACTGGCAGTTACATCCGAAGTGAAGGGTAAGGATTTTGATGAATACGCGGAACATTATGTGCACTGGGTGGTTTCAAACGCTGTCCCGTTTGCCATAAAAATAACCGAGGTCGAGCAAGAGTCTGAAGCAGACAGCTCGATTGGATCTATCAAAACCGCATTACAACAAGGCATATGGAATGAAGATGCAGCTCCCTTCAAGCTGTTTGAAACAGAACTTTGTTTCGCCGGGAAAATCTTATTGCGTGGAACTCGAATAGTTATGCCACAGAGTTTACGAAAGCGAACACTTGATTTGGCACATGAGGGTCATCCGGGTATGACGTTAATGAAGCAGCGACTTCGTGCGAAGGTTTGGTGGCCAAGACTAGATGCACAGGTCGAGAAATATATAAAGAATTGCCGAGGGTGTGTGTTAGTGGCAGCTCCAGCAGCACCTGAACCGATGAAGCGAAGAGAACTGCCATCAGAACCCTGGAAACATCTGGCCATTGATTATCTTGGTCCACTTCCAACGGGGCATTACTTATTTGTGGTGGTCGACTATTTTAGTCGTTACATTGAGGTTGAAATAATGAAGAAAATAGATTCAAGTGACACCATTAAGCGCTTAACATCGATTTTCGCACGTTTCGGGCTGCCGTTATCCGTTACGGCCGATAACGGCCCACAATTCTCTAGCGAAGAgtttcgaaattattgcgaaGCAAACAATATCAGGTTGATCAATACAACTCCATATTGGCCGCAACAAAATGGCGAAGTGGAACGGCAAAATCGATCCATTCTGAAAAGGCTATCCATAAGTCAGGTAACAAATACAGATTGGAAATGTGAATTAGATAAATATCTTCTGATGTATCGATCTTTTCCACACTCGACGACTGGGAAAACCCCTTCGGAATTGCTTTTCGGCTACAACATACGAGATAAACTACCATCTATCTATCAACCGAAGGATTCCGATGAGGAGGTGTCTGAtagagataaagagagaaagGAAAAGGGAAAAATATATGTTGATCAGCGACGTAATGCCAGATTAAACCCTATCATTGAAGGGGATAAGGTGTTACTAAAACAAATGACAAAGGTAAACAAACTAACAACAAACTTTGGTCCTGAGATATTCAAGGTGACAAAACGGAACGGAGGTGAAGCAGTGGTAGTTTCAGAAACTTCAGGGGTACAATATCGTAGGCATGTGTCTCACTTGCAACGCATCAACACTGATAATGAAACTTCAGGCAACAATCCTAGTACAAGCACAGCATCATCATCGTCGTTAACATCATCAACATCGCCATCACCATCGGAAAAAGCTTGTCATAGTGACATTAACGATTCCAGAAAATGGGTATCTCATTCTGAGTCCAGAACTAAGAGAACGACGCGACAGCCAGGATATTTACAGGATTATGTTCATCATAGCTAA
- the LOC129773802 gene encoding uncharacterized protein LOC129773802: MHLQPFDYASHTDDVGIEWRKWLKSFETMVRASRIDDEEWMKDLLLHFAGPNVQQLFDTLPELPDSGMRGPLMNVDTYTPNMSCYEEAVTRLNAFFLPKENTTYERHLLRQMKQRVDESIDSFTVRLRVQAERCGFGDKVEENVKDQIIESCQSAVLRRDLLKRGDADLQEILRVAKIFETVAVQEKSFAKEALKPLVSEVNKIDVKPSYDRINRFIDSTRVEYHRCGYSGHMARDEKCPARGKSCNKCGGRDHFAKKCRKRKQPIAPTVNRDVVPKSADNGSDGIRNQESNSINQIVDKETEYIFNMTTSENDGEVQCEIGGVAVSAIIDSGSKYNLLSESVWEQKKSKKLNVSNQSREVSKTFRVYGGQELSVLGVFTAIINLNGRNESAIFYVVRGCGKILIGRDTATAMGILKIDIAVNGIGTEDKAGPLGTIKDIVIDIPIKPDIPVIQPYRRIPVALEKLVDKKLDELLRQGVIEKVNEPSKWVSPMVVVPKGANDVRICVDMRRVNEAVERENHPLPTIEDFLPDLAKAKIFSRLDVENAFHQVG, translated from the coding sequence ATGCATTTGCAACCATTCGATTACGCATCCCATACGGATGACGTTGGCATTGAGTGGCGTAAGTGGCTGAAATCGTTCGAGACGATGGTGCGAGCGAGCCGGATCGACGACGAAGAGTGGATGAAGGATTTGCTGTTACATTTTGCAGGCCCAAACGTTCAGCAGTTGTTCGATACGCTACCAGAATTACCGGATAGTGGAATGCGTGGCCCACTAATGAATGTGGATACTTATACACCGAACATGTCATGCTACGAAGAAGCTGTAACAAGATTGAATGCGTTTTTCCTTCCCAAAGAAAATACTACCTATGAGCGACACCTGTTGCGTCAAATGAAGCAGAGAGTTGACGAGAGTATCGATTCTTTTACAGTTCGATTACGCGTTCAAGCCGAACGATGTGGTTTCGGAGATAAAGTGGAGGAAAACGTCAAAGATCAGATAATCGAAAGTTGCCAGTCAGCAGTATTGCGCAGAGATTTACTCAAACGAGGTGATGCTGATCTGCAAGAAATTTTGAGAGTGGCTAAGATCTTTGAAACAGTGGCGGTACAAGAAAAATCTTTTGCTAAAGAAGCATTGAAGCCCCTTGTCAGCGAGGTGAACAAAATTGATGTTAAACCCTCGTATGATAGAATAAATCGATTCATTGATTCGACGCGTGTGGAATACCATCGTTGTGGATATTCTGGCCACATGGCTAGAGATGAAAAGTGTCCGGCGAGAGGCAAATCATGCAATAAATGTGGAGGACGTGACCACTTCGCAAAAAAGTGTCGTAAACGTAAGCAACCGATAGCACCCACTGTCAATCGAGATGTTGTACCAAAATCGGCTGACAATGGAAGTGATGGAATCAGAAATCAGGAATcaaattcaatcaatcaaatcgTTGACAAAGAGACGGAATATATATTCAACATGACGACATCTGAAAACGACGGTGAAGTGCAATGCGAAATAGGAGGCGTCGCCGTTTCAGCGATAATTGATTCAGGCTCTAAATATAACCTACTGAGTGAATCAGTTTGGGAACAAAAGAAATCCAAAAAGTTAAATGTTAGCAACCAATCGCGGGAAGTATCCAAGACCTTCAGAGTTTATGGTGGACAGGAATTGTCAGTTCTCGGTGTATTTACTGCTATCATAAACTTGAATGGTCGGAACGAATCGGCTATTTTTTATGTCGTAAGAGGATGCGGGAAAATTTTAATTGGTCGAGATACCGCGACGGCCATGGGTATTCTGAAGATAGATATTGCGGTAAATGGAATTGGTACGGAGGACAAAGCAGGACCTTTGGGAACCATCAAAGACATAGTTATCGACATTCCTATTAAGCCAGACATACCAGTTATTCAGCCATATCGACGCATCCCAGTTGCATTAGAAAAGCTGGTTGACAAGAAACTGGATGAGCTGCTGCGTCAAGGTGTCATCGAAAAAGTGAATGAACCTTCTAAATGGGTGTCTCCAATGGTCGTTGTGCCCAAAGGTGCTAATGATGTGCGCATATGTGTTGATATGCGGCGGGTAAACGAAGCAGTTGAGAGAGAGAATCATCCATTGCCAACAATTGAGGATTTTCTTCCAGATCTCGCCAAGGCGAAAATATTCTCAAGGCTTGATGTTGAGAACGCATTTCACCAGGTGGGCTAA
- the LOC129773800 gene encoding uncharacterized protein LOC129773800, with protein sequence MQTLWTLLTDEGKSWGWDDQLPSMFVSRWGLYLSELPRLNELRIERYILCSNPTLTQLHFFSDASKQAYGACCYVRSIDSTGAIKVALLTSKSKVAPLKQQSIPRLELCGALLSAQLYQKVTSSLQLPAEAYFWVDSTTVLCWLQSTSSTWTTFVANRESKIQLSTEHCNWNHVTGLDNPADCLSRGCSAESLLENDIWWNGPRWLRLDEAAWPARRTNNVSNSEEIQEVIKTTAVASRVVTEPSFIDEIVEKFSSYTRLVRVVAYCHRFLLNRVHNYKLTINTNNQTSEINPLSRDEIRNAEAALIRLVQQQEFPDEWKRLQQSQPVRPKSRLRWFAPFMSPERLIRIGGRLAHASQPYDSKHQILLPGSHPLSALLVRSLHLKQLHAAPQLLLTILRLRYWITGARSLAKVVVHQCIICFKARPKLVEQFMGELPAARVTANRPFSTTGVDYWGPITLQPPYRRAAPNKAYIAVFVCFSTRAVHIELVTDLSTAKFIQALRRFVSRRGLCAEIYSDNGRNFLGADNEIQRLVRNQQHRQAVAQECASNGIVWHFNPPKASHFGGLWEAAIRSAQKHFTRALGTHRLAFDEMLTLLAQIECCLNSRPIVPISDDPSDMEPLTPGHFLVGSALKAVPDSDVSEIPLNRLTQWQQTQKLLQNIWKRWHSEYLSTLQARTKWCRPPVTISKGQLVLLKDENCPPMVWPTARIIEVHPGADNIIRVVTVQTPEGRYIRPVSKICLLPISPTQEETPPNNNNTEY encoded by the coding sequence ATGCAGACACTGTGGACGCTTCTGACCGACGAAGGCAAATCGTGGGGCTGGGACGACCAACTGCCGTCGATGTTCGTCTCACGCTGGGGATTGTACCTCTCCGAACTTCCTCGCTTGAATGAGCTTCGAATCGAACGCTACATTTTATGCTCGAACCCAACGCTCACTCAACTCCACTTTTTCTCCGATGCAAGCAAACAAGCGTACGGCGCTTGCTGTTACGTCAGGTCTATTGACTCTACAGGCGCGATCAAAGTGGCGCTACTAACCTCTAAATCAAAAGTAGCTCCACTCAAGCAACAATCTATACCTCGACTAGAGCTCTGCGGAGCTCTTCTCTCCGCCCAACTGTACCAAAAGGTGACGTCATCCCTCCAACTACCCGCCGAAGCTTACTTTTGGGTGGACTCAACAACCGTGCTTTGCTGGCTCCAAAGTACATCGTCAACGTGGACCACCTTCGTTGCGAATCGTGAGTCCAAAATCCAACTATCAACCGAACACTGCAACTGGAACCACGTAACCGGACTGGACAATCCTGCTGACTGTCTCTCTCGCGGCTGTTCTGCAGAGAGTCTACTCGAAAACGACATCTGGTGGAATGGGCCACGATGGCTGCGACTCGATGAAGCAGCTTGGCCTGCTCGACGCACAAACAACGTCTCCAACTCGGAAGAGATACAGGAAGTAATAAAAACCACAGCAGTCGCTTCGCGTGTGGTCACCGAACCTAGCTTCATAGATGAAATCGTGGAAAAATTCTCCAGCTACACACGCTTGGTACGAGTTGTGGCCTACTGTCATCGTTTTCTGCTGAATCGCGTTCACAACTACAAGCTGACAATCAACACCAACAACCAAACTTCGGAAATTAATCCCCTCAGTAGGGACGAAATACGAAACGCGGAAGCTGCTTTGATCAGACTCGTTCAGCAGCAAGAGTTTCCCGACGAGTGGAAAAGGCTTCAGCAGTCACAACCCGTTAGACCTAAGTCTCGTCTTCGGTGGTTCGCTCCATTCATGTCTCCGGAACGGCTAATCAGGATTGGTGGGCGTCTCGCTCACGCCTCACAGCCTTACGACAGTAAGCATCAGATTTTGCTACCTGGCTCGCATCCTCTCTCGGCTCTTCTGGTTCGCAGTTTACACTTGAAACAACTGCACGCTGCTCCACAACTTCTGCTTACAATTTTACGCCTGCGGTACTGGATCACAGGGGCCAGAAGTCTAGCAAAAGTAGTCGTCCACCAGTGTATCATCTGCTTCAAAGCCCGCCCGAAGCTTGTGGAACAATTCATGGGCGAACTACCAGCCGCACGAGTAACCGCCAACCGACCTTTCTCCACTACGGGAGTGGACTACTGGGGTCCAATAACGCTTCAACCACCCTACCGTCGAGCAGCCCCAAACAAAGCGTACATCGCtgtatttgtgtgcttttccaCACGCGCTGTGCACATAGAGCTCGTCACCGACCTCAGCACAGCAAAATTTATTCAGGCTCTACGTCGCTTCGTTTCTCGTCGAGGTCTGTGCGCGGAGATTTACAGCGACAACGGCCGTAACTTCCTCGGAGCGGACAACGAAATACAACGACTTGTGCGAAACCAGCAACATCGTCAAGCAGTCGCCCAAGAGTGTGCCAGCAACGGAATTGTTTGGCATTTCAATCCGCCTAAAGCATCGCATTTCGGTGGCCTGTGGGAGGCCGCTATTCGATCCGCACAAAAACACTTCACTCGCGCTCTGGGAACTCATCGCTTGGCTTTTGACGAGATGCTCACGCTACTCGCGCAAATTGAATGCTGCCTTAACTCTCGTCCCATCGTTCCCATCAGCGACGATCCGTCCGACATGGAACCGCTAACACCGGGCCACTTCCTTGTTGGGTCCGCTCTAAAGGCCGTGCCAGATTCGGATGTGTCTGAAATTCCTCTAAACCGCTTGACGCAGTGGCAGCAAACCCAGAAACTACTGCAGAACATCTGGAAAAGGTGGCACTCCGAATATTTGTCGACACTTCAAGCGAGAACAAAGTGGTGCCGTCCTCCAGTCACAATCAGCAAGGGTCAGCTCGTTCTTCTAAAGGATGAAAATTGTCCTCCGATGGTATGGCCAACAGCAAGAATCATCGAAGTACATCCTGGCGCCGACAACATCATCCGTGTGGTCACCGTTCAGACGCCGGAAGGTCGCTACATTCGTCCTGTGTCGAAGATTTGTTTGCTGCCAATTTCACCCACACAAGAGGAAACACCACCGAATAACAACAACACCGAATACTAA